A genomic stretch from Thermosipho affectus includes:
- a CDS encoding LVIVD repeat-containing protein, whose translation MNKLFKVRVVALLVLLVFTTGLYFGENVSLKNYVLVTVNSKVKIMDFSDPMYPEEVSQFYAKTANRSYVNGNYVYVTAKKNGLMIFDISDLTNPKQVATVNTNGETYALYIRDNYAYVVNKKRFFVVFDISNPESPKQISQLELLSNTNSSIRMADIWVEGKYAYVACKGDGFAVIDVSNPKSPKLVRIINNKEFFDNDSDSFAVTVGIYAKKDYLYMIDWRFELVVYKISKPTKPRPVTNLELGEGSVNDIFVKGKYAYISLNKGVAVVDISNPKKPKKIVMYKTNDSVPGKVYVLGNYAYVPVGYKLEIVDISNIKRPKKVKTLKLDGYGPRVTGLGE comes from the coding sequence AGTACGGGTAGTAGCTTTATTAGTTCTTCTTGTTTTCACCACGGGTTTGTATTTTGGTGAAAACGTTTCTTTGAAAAATTATGTGCTTGTAACTGTAAATTCGAAAGTTAAAATTATGGATTTTAGTGATCCAATGTATCCAGAAGAAGTTAGCCAATTTTATGCAAAAACTGCTAATAGATCATACGTTAATGGAAATTATGTATATGTTACAGCTAAAAAAAATGGTCTTATGATATTTGATATATCTGATTTAACAAATCCAAAACAAGTTGCAACTGTTAACACTAATGGTGAAACATATGCTCTATATATAAGAGATAATTATGCCTATGTTGTAAATAAAAAAAGATTTTTTGTAGTATTTGACATATCTAATCCTGAAAGTCCAAAGCAGATTAGTCAGCTTGAGTTATTAAGTAATACTAATTCATCTATAAGGATGGCGGATATATGGGTTGAAGGAAAGTATGCATATGTAGCTTGTAAAGGTGATGGTTTTGCGGTAATTGATGTATCAAATCCTAAAAGTCCAAAATTAGTTAGAATAATTAATAATAAAGAGTTCTTTGATAATGACAGCGACTCGTTTGCAGTAACAGTCGGAATATATGCAAAAAAAGATTATCTCTATATGATAGATTGGAGATTTGAATTAGTAGTATATAAAATATCTAAGCCTACAAAACCAAGACCAGTTACAAATCTTGAACTTGGAGAAGGCTCTGTTAATGATATATTTGTGAAAGGAAAGTATGCGTATATTTCACTTAATAAAGGTGTTGCAGTAGTTGATATATCTAACCCTAAAAAACCAAAGAAAATTGTAATGTACAAGACTAATGATTCTGTGCCAGGAAAAGTATATGTCTTAGGAAATTATGCATATGTTCCAGTGGGGTATAAATTAGAAATAGTTGACATATCCAATATAAAAAGACCGAAGAAAGTTAAAACTCTTAAATTAGATGGATATGGACCGCGCGTAACTGGTTTAGGTGAATAA
- a CDS encoding DUF4234 domain-containing protein, whose translation MRYVVISYYMYVGFSILSNILYFFYKELAEVFLGLSSISFLIFLYVIGLKIKRELKINVLSIYYIVLSLVIFSFFPLYLTSSIFTYFFSQTLALLFVLLYLKLILSVLKSRLSIFNLILFSILTFGIYSYVFFYKLIKEIEKSLT comes from the coding sequence ATGAGATATGTGGTAATTTCATATTATATGTATGTGGGATTTTCGATACTTTCAAATATTTTATATTTTTTCTATAAAGAGCTTGCAGAAGTTTTTTTGGGACTTTCATCAATCTCTTTTTTGATTTTTTTGTATGTAATAGGCTTAAAAATTAAAAGAGAATTAAAGATAAATGTTTTATCCATTTATTATATTGTTTTAAGTCTTGTAATTTTTTCCTTTTTTCCGCTTTATTTGACATCTTCTATTTTTACGTATTTCTTTTCGCAAACTCTTGCTTTACTGTTTGTGCTTTTATACTTAAAATTGATTTTGAGCGTTTTAAAGTCAAGACTATCTATTTTTAATTTAATTTTGTTTTCTATATTAACATTTGGAATATATTCTTATGTGTTTTTTTATAAATTAATAAAAGAAATTGAGAAAAGTTTGACCTGA
- a CDS encoding sulfide-dependent adenosine diphosphate thiazole synthase yields the protein MWDLEISKIIVEEFTEKLKKSLDVDVAIVGGGPSALAASYVLSKNGFNVIIFEEKNEPGGGTWGGGMLFNELVVEEDVEWFLEELDMKYKKTKGFISIDSVHFASALLYNSTKVGTKIFNNVFVEDVLMSKERINGVVINWAPVIRQRLHVDPITVKAKYVIDGTGHPASVVNMVIDRNLSIDLPLGKIREFPMNAKEGEKFVLENTKEILPGLLVMGMAAVSVGGGPRMGPIFGGMLKSGIKIANIIIENIDVEVKG from the coding sequence ATGTGGGATTTAGAAATTTCAAAAATTATAGTAGAAGAATTTACCGAGAAATTAAAAAAAAGTTTAGATGTAGATGTAGCAATTGTTGGAGGGGGGCCTAGTGCGTTAGCCGCTTCATATGTTTTATCGAAAAATGGGTTTAATGTGATAATTTTTGAAGAAAAAAATGAACCAGGAGGTGGGACATGGGGCGGAGGGATGTTATTTAATGAATTAGTTGTAGAGGAAGATGTTGAGTGGTTTTTAGAAGAGCTAGATATGAAATACAAGAAAACTAAAGGGTTTATTTCTATTGATTCCGTACATTTTGCTTCAGCTTTGTTGTACAATTCAACAAAAGTGGGTACAAAAATATTTAATAATGTTTTTGTAGAAGACGTTCTAATGAGCAAAGAGAGAATAAACGGTGTGGTAATTAATTGGGCACCTGTTATAAGGCAAAGGTTACATGTTGATCCTATAACAGTAAAGGCAAAATATGTTATTGATGGTACTGGACATCCTGCAAGTGTAGTTAATATGGTTATAGATAGAAATTTATCAATTGACTTACCTCTAGGAAAAATAAGGGAGTTTCCTATGAATGCAAAAGAAGGTGAAAAATTTGTTCTTGAAAATACTAAAGAAATTTTACCGGGGTTACTTGTAATGGGAATGGCCGCGGTATCTGTTGGGGGTGGTCCAAGAATGGGGCCAATATTCGGTGGTATGTTAAAGTCTGGAATTAAAATTGCAAATATTATTATCGAGAATATTGATGTTGAGGTGAAAGGATGA
- the thiC gene encoding phosphomethylpyrimidine synthase ThiC, with product MTIIDEIKSGKVPSILNEISKKEGRSIDYLVKGLLDGTIVIPKNNNHVSLKNPMGIGKGLKIKVNANIGTSFGYDDFEYELEKYRTSRKYGADSVMFLSTWGDLDFQRKELLTISDIPVGTVPIYDAAVVAYKENRNVVDFSEKDFLKIFEKHAKQGVDFVTLHVSITKDIVKKLKKSNRIMKIVSRGGSIIAGWIIKNGFENPFYRYFDEVLDIAREYDVTLSLGDSLRPGNLFDSLDRLQLEEWFIFEELVEKARSKNVQVILEGPGHVPIDQIESTVELMKKYGKNAPVFLLGPIVLDVAPGYDHITSSIGSAIAAKSGADFICYVTPSEHLSLPSVEDVKLGVISSKIAAMAVDFSRGKFIEENYKVAISRKTLNFENIKKVVLDKEIVDKYLKNRPFHGKGCSMCGPFCSLKIVEEYLKE from the coding sequence ATGACAATAATAGATGAAATAAAAAGTGGTAAGGTTCCTTCAATTCTTAATGAAATATCAAAAAAAGAAGGAAGAAGTATTGATTATCTTGTAAAAGGATTATTAGATGGGACAATAGTTATACCAAAAAATAATAATCATGTTTCTTTGAAAAATCCAATGGGGATAGGAAAAGGTTTAAAAATAAAAGTTAATGCAAATATTGGTACTTCTTTTGGATATGATGATTTTGAATATGAGTTAGAAAAGTATAGGACATCAAGAAAATATGGAGCAGATAGTGTAATGTTTCTTTCTACATGGGGAGATTTGGATTTTCAGAGAAAAGAGTTATTAACAATTTCGGATATTCCCGTAGGTACTGTTCCAATTTACGATGCAGCGGTCGTAGCATATAAGGAAAATAGGAATGTTGTAGATTTTTCGGAAAAAGATTTTTTGAAAATATTTGAAAAACATGCAAAACAAGGTGTAGATTTTGTTACTTTGCATGTTAGTATTACAAAAGATATTGTAAAAAAACTAAAAAAATCTAATAGAATAATGAAAATAGTAAGTCGTGGCGGTTCTATTATTGCAGGTTGGATAATTAAAAATGGATTTGAAAATCCGTTTTATAGATACTTTGATGAAGTTTTAGATATTGCTAGAGAATATGATGTTACACTGAGTTTAGGAGATTCTTTAAGGCCCGGGAATTTATTTGATTCGTTGGATAGGTTACAATTAGAAGAGTGGTTTATATTTGAAGAGTTAGTTGAAAAAGCTCGAAGTAAGAATGTTCAAGTAATACTGGAGGGGCCTGGGCATGTTCCAATTGATCAAATAGAGTCTACTGTTGAATTAATGAAAAAGTATGGGAAAAATGCTCCAGTGTTTTTACTTGGGCCAATAGTTTTAGATGTTGCACCTGGATATGATCATATTACCTCATCGATTGGATCGGCAATTGCCGCAAAAAGTGGAGCGGATTTTATTTGTTATGTAACTCCCTCGGAACATTTATCATTGCCTTCTGTTGAAGATGTAAAATTAGGGGTTATTTCTTCTAAAATTGCGGCAATGGCTGTAGATTTTTCAAGAGGAAAATTTATTGAGGAAAATTATAAAGTAGCTATTTCAAGAAAAACCTTAAATTTTGAAAACATAAAAAAAGTTGTTTTAGACAAGGAGATAGTTGATAAATATTTAAAGAATAGACCGTTTCACGGGAAAGGTTGTTCAATGTGTGGACCATTTTGTTCATTAAAAATTGTAGAGGAGTATTTGAAAGAATGA
- a CDS encoding sugar phosphate isomerase/epimerase has translation MKIGVSTSVIRSDFRFLKYFLEKFEDLDFYELGFLSPLFVNNLFNLKKSFGIHAPFIFKMDFHPKLTCNDYHETFRKIRQSAFMAKYLSAKYLIVHYPDTLQLQDWKDNFKLLDELKGIIKIRIENTFGNKYFYAAKDYKFLCEELGLTMCVDIGHLLLDERINPFDFIEELSDFVEEFHVYYADDKTYKKCHHLPWSDNEKYINLLNFIKEFDVDIVIEATPDCKGLDRLLNFWR, from the coding sequence ATGAAAATAGGAGTTTCAACGAGTGTTATAAGGAGTGATTTTAGATTTTTGAAGTATTTTTTGGAAAAATTCGAAGATTTAGATTTTTATGAATTAGGATTTTTGAGTCCCTTATTTGTGAATAACTTGTTTAATTTGAAAAAGTCATTTGGAATACATGCTCCATTTATATTTAAGATGGATTTTCATCCTAAATTAACGTGCAATGATTATCATGAAACATTTAGGAAGATTAGGCAAAGTGCTTTTATGGCCAAGTATTTATCTGCCAAATATTTAATAGTACATTATCCAGATACATTACAATTGCAAGATTGGAAAGATAATTTTAAATTATTGGATGAATTAAAAGGTATTATTAAGATTAGGATTGAAAATACATTTGGGAATAAATATTTTTATGCGGCAAAAGATTACAAATTTTTATGTGAAGAATTGGGGTTGACTATGTGTGTTGATATTGGACATCTTTTACTTGATGAAAGGATAAATCCATTTGATTTTATAGAAGAATTGTCAGATTTTGTAGAAGAATTTCATGTGTATTACGCAGATGATAAGACTTATAAAAAATGTCATCATTTACCGTGGTCTGATAATGAAAAATACATAAATTTGTTAAATTTTATAAAAGAATTTGATGTGGATATAGTAATTGAAGCAACACCAGACTGCAAAGGGTTAGATAGACTTTTGAATTTCTGGAGGTGA
- a CDS encoding thiamine-phosphate synthase family protein, whose product MKKLLIISGFDPSSGAGLIQDVGIATAMGMSVYSAVSAFTKQTLEKTYNVKFREISEILDEIELLEDVSVVKVGVAQPKIIKELRNLFKNSTIVWNPALESSSGFKFLDEEEVKRYMKFADYIVVNSVEAKKVGIFDNMVITGGHENTEMIEIKYKGKVFQHERIRGNFRGTGCVFSTLFSSLLVLGYTPEESIKRASEILVRVLKRSKDRVQVELLTREWQKVEVLDELNSIVMDIMEIGHLTIPEVGQNVSYALPWAESEEEVAKFPGRIRLVFGKPHFLGDATYKGKSHTARMTLEMMKKFPYIRCTTNIKFNEKYVEKANKIGLKVYEHLRYLEPKMVKEKEGQSLRWGIANIIQDLDKSPDIIYDKGFWGKEAMIRVFGRNPREVIEKVKSVIF is encoded by the coding sequence ATGAAAAAATTATTAATAATTTCAGGATTTGATCCTTCGTCAGGTGCTGGTTTAATACAAGATGTTGGTATTGCTACTGCTATGGGGATGAGTGTATATTCAGCAGTCAGTGCATTTACCAAACAAACGCTCGAAAAGACATATAATGTAAAATTTAGAGAGATTTCAGAAATTTTAGATGAGATAGAGTTATTAGAAGATGTAAGTGTGGTAAAAGTTGGAGTAGCACAACCTAAAATAATAAAGGAATTGAGAAATCTTTTTAAAAATTCAACAATTGTTTGGAATCCAGCTTTGGAATCTTCAAGCGGATTTAAATTTTTAGATGAGGAAGAAGTAAAAAGATATATGAAATTTGCAGATTATATTGTTGTTAATAGCGTTGAAGCAAAGAAAGTTGGAATATTTGATAATATGGTTATTACAGGTGGACATGAAAATACGGAGATGATAGAAATAAAATATAAAGGTAAGGTTTTTCAACATGAAAGGATAAGAGGTAATTTTAGGGGGACAGGTTGTGTGTTTTCAACATTGTTTTCTTCGCTTTTGGTTTTAGGATATACTCCTGAAGAGTCAATCAAAAGGGCATCGGAAATTTTAGTTAGAGTTTTGAAGAGATCTAAAGACAGAGTGCAGGTTGAATTATTAACAAGAGAATGGCAAAAAGTTGAAGTCTTAGATGAATTAAATAGTATAGTAATGGATATTATGGAAATAGGTCATTTGACTATTCCAGAAGTTGGACAAAATGTTTCGTATGCATTACCTTGGGCGGAAAGTGAAGAGGAAGTGGCAAAGTTTCCCGGAAGAATAAGGTTGGTTTTTGGCAAGCCTCATTTTTTAGGTGATGCAACTTATAAGGGGAAATCTCATACTGCAAGGATGACACTGGAAATGATGAAAAAATTCCCTTATATAAGGTGTACGACAAATATAAAATTTAATGAAAAATACGTAGAAAAAGCAAATAAAATAGGTCTAAAAGTGTATGAGCATTTAAGATATTTGGAGCCTAAAATGGTAAAAGAAAAAGAAGGACAGTCTTTGAGATGGGGAATTGCAAACATTATACAAGATTTAGATAAATCACCTGATATAATATATGATAAAGGTTTTTGGGGAAAAGAAGCAATGATAAGAGTTTTTGGAAGAAATCCTAGAGAGGTTATTGAAAAGGTAAAAAGTGTAATTTTCTAA
- the pfkA gene encoding 6-phosphofructokinase translates to MKKIAVMTSGGDAPGMNAAVRAVVRYAVKNDIKVLGIQRGYAGLLDEDFIEMDFASVGGIMEKGGTILRSSRCPEFVRKETRREAASILAKHGVEGLIVIGGEGSLHGAMFLEEEQKVPVVGIPGTIDNDIAMTDMSIGVDTCLNTVVDAIQKLKDTASSHERAFIVEVMGRSSGYIATVAGLVTGAEAIVIPEIPVNYEALGNKILKERERGKINCIVVVAEGAASAYTVARHLEHRIGYETRITILGHIQRGGSPTAFDRLLASRMGVAAVEFLKRGQSYVMMALQGGKIVPVKLDEVLKQKKSLNMELVELTALLS, encoded by the coding sequence ATGAAAAAAATTGCAGTTATGACTAGCGGTGGAGATGCTCCAGGAATGAATGCTGCTGTACGTGCTGTTGTTCGTTATGCTGTAAAAAATGATATAAAGGTTTTAGGTATTCAAAGAGGTTATGCTGGGTTATTGGATGAAGATTTTATAGAAATGGATTTTGCATCTGTTGGGGGAATAATGGAAAAAGGAGGGACTATCCTAAGAAGTAGTAGATGCCCTGAATTTGTAAGAAAAGAGACTAGAAGGGAAGCAGCATCAATTCTTGCAAAGCATGGAGTAGAAGGATTAATTGTAATTGGTGGAGAAGGTAGTTTACACGGTGCGATGTTTTTAGAAGAGGAACAAAAGGTGCCAGTTGTAGGAATTCCAGGAACGATAGATAACGATATTGCAATGACTGATATGAGCATTGGAGTAGATACATGCTTAAACACTGTTGTTGATGCTATACAAAAATTAAAAGATACTGCATCATCGCATGAAAGAGCATTTATTGTAGAAGTTATGGGGCGTTCATCTGGTTACATTGCTACAGTGGCTGGGTTAGTTACTGGAGCAGAAGCTATAGTAATTCCAGAAATACCCGTTAATTATGAAGCTCTTGGAAATAAGATCCTGAAGGAAAGAGAAAGGGGAAAAATTAATTGTATAGTTGTAGTGGCAGAAGGTGCGGCAAGTGCTTATACAGTTGCAAGACATCTTGAACATAGAATAGGATATGAGACTAGAATAACAATATTAGGACACATTCAACGTGGAGGTTCCCCTACTGCTTTTGATAGATTGTTGGCATCTAGAATGGGAGTTGCAGCTGTTGAGTTTTTAAAAAGGGGTCAAAGTTATGTTATGATGGCTTTACAGGGAGGAAAAATTGTTCCAGTAAAGCTCGATGAAGTATTAAAACAAAAGAAGTCATTGAATATGGAATTAGTGGAATTAACGGCTTTATTGTCATGA
- a CDS encoding amidohydrolase — protein sequence MMVVKFSNGYVWKDGNFVKKDFFVEGNKFVYPKKFDKEVNLEGKYILPGFSDSHAHILGVGIKKLTLDLSDENFEKILDIDSDIILGRGWEKIDNKDFFDTVKSPVILIRKCGHVAFLNRKAQRLLKINNYYIFEDEIEKIWEYIPSEFLVRAFKEGINEFLKHGITSVHSDDLHGISFELLKRLLKESKLRVYEKLCTKNPWEFEFGSYGISKIFGIKLFADGSLGGKTAFLSKTYKNNSGFGIFTLPDNFSDIVEFAEKNNLQVCVHTIGDEALSRTIEAFGKKTGHRIIHAQFVKKRDFEKLSSFSFSVQPHFFFEDLNLISSVDFSNILLYPFRNMYENNILISFSSDGPVSPISPLYVIQAALKLGFSFSESISLYTEFSGKLIKENIGVIKPQYLADFIIFKDKTLRNLEKVFVNGELVYDTLTLNP from the coding sequence ATGATGGTAGTAAAGTTTAGCAATGGGTATGTTTGGAAAGATGGTAACTTTGTAAAAAAGGACTTTTTTGTAGAAGGAAACAAATTTGTTTATCCAAAAAAATTTGATAAAGAAGTTAACCTGGAAGGGAAATATATTCTTCCGGGTTTTTCTGATTCACATGCACATATTTTAGGTGTAGGAATAAAAAAATTAACTTTAGATTTAAGTGATGAAAATTTTGAAAAAATTCTAGATATAGATAGTGATATAATTTTAGGAAGAGGCTGGGAAAAGATAGATAATAAAGATTTTTTTGATACAGTTAAATCTCCAGTTATTTTGATTAGAAAGTGTGGTCATGTTGCATTTCTAAATAGGAAAGCGCAAAGGCTTTTGAAAATTAACAATTATTATATTTTCGAAGATGAAATAGAAAAAATATGGGAATACATCCCTTCTGAATTTTTGGTAAGGGCTTTTAAAGAGGGGATAAATGAGTTTTTAAAACATGGGATTACGAGTGTACATTCAGATGATTTACATGGGATTTCATTTGAATTGTTAAAGAGACTTTTGAAAGAGAGTAAATTACGTGTATATGAAAAATTATGTACAAAAAATCCATGGGAATTTGAGTTTGGTAGCTATGGAATATCAAAAATTTTTGGTATAAAGCTTTTTGCAGATGGTTCATTAGGTGGTAAAACAGCATTTTTATCTAAAACGTATAAAAATAATAGTGGTTTTGGTATTTTTACTTTGCCGGATAATTTTAGTGATATAGTGGAATTTGCAGAGAAAAATAACTTGCAAGTATGTGTTCATACAATAGGTGATGAGGCACTAAGTAGAACTATTGAGGCATTTGGAAAGAAAACAGGTCATAGAATTATTCATGCACAATTTGTAAAAAAAAGGGACTTTGAAAAGCTATCTTCCTTTAGTTTTTCTGTACAACCTCATTTTTTCTTTGAAGATTTGAATTTAATATCTAGTGTTGATTTTAGTAATATACTTTTATATCCTTTTAGAAATATGTATGAAAATAATATTTTGATTTCTTTTTCAAGTGATGGACCAGTTTCACCAATTTCCCCTTTATATGTAATTCAAGCTGCTTTAAAATTGGGCTTTTCCTTTAGCGAGTCAATCTCATTGTATACTGAATTTTCTGGAAAACTAATTAAAGAAAATATTGGGGTTATAAAACCCCAATATCTGGCTGATTTTATTATTTTTAAAGATAAAACGTTAAGAAATTTAGAAAAAGTTTTTGTAAACGGTGAACTTGTTTATGATACCTTAACTCTGAATCCATAA
- the hydE gene encoding [FeFe] hydrogenase H-cluster radical SAM maturase HydE, translated as MLEMLKKIQKDNVTLEVLEYLISTNKYDNEILSFADEIRKKYVGDEIHIRAIIEFSNYCKMDCLYCGLRAPNNKIKRYRMSPDEIFRRAKLISEKNIKTIVLQSGEDPYYTTEIIEKLIKRIKSLNVAITLSIGERDFKEYKIWKDAGADRYLMRHETADEELYNNLHPHDTFENRKKHLFKLKELGYEVGAGCMVGLPGQGARELAKDLLFLKELDSDMIGIGPFIPNPNTPLKNAKGGDLKLTLKIIALARILIPTANIPATTAMGSLHPFGRQMALKSGANVIMPNLTPNPYRPHYTLYPNKICLFEVDTSCIECVKGMIKDLKRKVGQTYGFRVKVS; from the coding sequence ATGCTAGAAATGCTGAAAAAAATTCAAAAAGATAATGTTACACTTGAAGTACTTGAATATCTAATATCTACCAACAAATACGACAATGAAATCTTATCATTTGCTGATGAAATTAGGAAAAAATACGTAGGTGATGAAATACACATAAGAGCAATTATAGAATTTTCTAACTACTGTAAAATGGATTGTCTATATTGCGGATTAAGGGCCCCAAATAATAAAATAAAAAGATACAGAATGAGCCCCGATGAAATTTTTAGAAGAGCTAAATTAATATCAGAAAAAAACATAAAAACAATAGTTTTACAGTCAGGTGAAGATCCTTACTATACCACTGAAATAATTGAAAAGCTAATAAAAAGAATAAAATCACTTAACGTTGCTATAACTCTAAGCATTGGCGAAAGAGATTTTAAAGAATATAAAATTTGGAAAGATGCCGGTGCCGATAGATACCTAATGAGACACGAAACGGCAGATGAAGAATTATACAATAACCTTCATCCACATGATACTTTTGAAAATAGAAAAAAACACCTTTTTAAGTTAAAAGAATTAGGCTATGAAGTTGGAGCGGGGTGCATGGTTGGATTACCCGGGCAAGGAGCTAGAGAATTAGCAAAAGATCTACTCTTTTTAAAAGAACTTGATTCAGACATGATAGGTATTGGTCCATTTATTCCAAATCCAAATACTCCTTTGAAAAATGCAAAAGGTGGTGATTTAAAACTAACCTTAAAAATAATAGCGCTTGCCAGAATATTAATTCCCACTGCAAATATTCCTGCAACCACTGCTATGGGAAGTCTTCATCCATTTGGAAGACAAATGGCTCTTAAGTCTGGGGCAAATGTAATAATGCCAAATCTAACCCCTAATCCATACAGACCACACTATACACTGTACCCAAATAAAATTTGTCTATTTGAAGTAGATACAAGTTGTATTGAATGTGTTAAAGGTATGATAAAAGATCTAAAAAGGAAAGTAGGACAAACTTATGGATTCAGAGTTAAGGTATCATAA
- the hydG gene encoding [FeFe] hydrogenase H-cluster radical SAM maturase HydG produces the protein MYVFVKENENEKTFINTGEILSILESTKNPESEKIRNILQKSLNKERLTPYEVATLLNANSDELWEEIFEAARKLKEKVYGNRIVLFAPLYIGNECINDCEYCGFRISNKDVIRKTLSIEKLKDEVKALVTKGHKRLIVVYGEHPMYSPQFIAKTIDNIYNTKVGNGEIRRVNVNAAPQTVEGYKIIKEVGIGTFQIFQETYHIPTYKKMHPRGPKSNFAWRLYGLDRAMLAGIDDVGIGALFGLYDWKFEVMGLIYHTIHLEERFGVGPHTISFPRIEPAVGTPTAKRPPYQVNDEDFKKIVAILRLAVPYTGLILTAREPMNIRREVLKLGVSQIDAGSSIGVGSYSEKDPEVIKKSQFILGDTRTLDEVIYELLKENYIPSFCTACYRAGRTGEHFMEFAIPGFVKRFCTPNALFTLNEYLNDYASEKTYKIGKKVIKTEVEKLDTKQKETVKDGLNKIDKGERDVRF, from the coding sequence ATGTATGTTTTTGTAAAAGAAAATGAAAATGAAAAAACCTTTATTAACACTGGCGAAATTCTTTCCATACTTGAATCTACAAAAAATCCAGAAAGTGAAAAAATACGCAATATTCTCCAAAAATCACTCAATAAAGAAAGGCTTACACCGTATGAAGTTGCAACTTTACTAAATGCCAACTCGGATGAATTGTGGGAAGAAATTTTTGAAGCAGCAAGAAAATTAAAAGAAAAAGTATATGGAAATAGAATTGTATTATTTGCACCACTTTATATAGGAAACGAATGTATAAACGATTGTGAATATTGTGGATTTAGAATTTCAAACAAAGATGTTATTAGGAAAACCCTATCTATAGAAAAACTAAAAGATGAGGTAAAAGCACTTGTAACGAAAGGTCACAAACGACTTATAGTTGTCTACGGTGAACATCCTATGTATTCACCTCAGTTCATTGCAAAGACAATTGATAATATTTATAACACAAAAGTTGGAAACGGTGAAATAAGGAGAGTAAATGTCAATGCTGCACCACAAACCGTTGAAGGATATAAAATAATAAAAGAAGTTGGTATAGGAACATTCCAAATATTCCAAGAAACATATCACATACCAACGTACAAAAAAATGCATCCTAGAGGGCCAAAATCTAATTTTGCGTGGAGACTATATGGACTTGATAGAGCCATGCTTGCTGGAATTGATGATGTTGGAATTGGAGCTTTATTTGGATTATACGATTGGAAATTTGAAGTTATGGGTCTTATTTATCATACCATTCACCTTGAAGAAAGATTTGGAGTAGGACCTCACACAATTTCATTTCCAAGAATAGAACCAGCTGTTGGAACTCCCACAGCAAAAAGGCCTCCATATCAAGTTAACGACGAAGATTTTAAAAAGATAGTTGCCATCTTAAGACTAGCTGTGCCATATACAGGGTTAATATTAACTGCAAGAGAACCAATGAATATAAGAAGAGAAGTTTTAAAACTTGGAGTTTCACAAATTGATGCTGGCTCAAGCATAGGTGTTGGTTCATATTCTGAAAAAGATCCAGAAGTAATTAAAAAAAGTCAATTTATTCTTGGCGACACAAGAACATTAGATGAAGTTATCTATGAACTTTTAAAAGAAAACTATATCCCATCTTTTTGTACTGCTTGTTATAGAGCAGGAAGAACAGGCGAACACTTCATGGAATTTGCAATTCCAGGTTTTGTAAAAAGATTTTGTACTCCAAATGCATTATTTACATTAAATGAATACCTAAATGATTATGCTTCTGAAAAAACGTATAAAATAGGAAAAAAAGTAATAAAAACGGAAGTAGAAAAACTTGACACAAAACAAAAAGAAACAGTAAAAGATGGTCTAAACAAAATAGACAAAGGTGAGAGAGATGTCAGATTTTAA
- a CDS encoding TM1266 family iron-only hydrogenase system putative regulator produces MENFYSINIVVGNRNDIYDKVNEILHNYSKYIKLRVGYPIEEENSAVIFLLFKANNDTLGSFTGKLGQLKTVKVKSLLIKKEA; encoded by the coding sequence ATGGAAAATTTCTACTCTATAAATATTGTGGTAGGAAACAGGAACGATATATATGACAAAGTAAATGAGATATTACATAACTACTCAAAGTATATAAAATTAAGAGTTGGATATCCTATTGAGGAAGAAAATAGTGCTGTTATCTTTTTGCTTTTCAAAGCAAATAATGATACTCTTGGAAGTTTTACCGGAAAATTAGGACAATTAAAAACCGTAAAAGTAAAAAGTTTATTAATAAAAAAGGAGGCATAA